A single Arachnia propionica DNA region contains:
- the pdxH gene encoding pyridoxamine 5'-phosphate oxidase, with amino-acid sequence MSLHDVRRDYSGDALPQDLTSFEPWKFFTDWLDAAIAADEVEPNAMLLATIGADGRPRSRVVLLKETSQNGLVFFTHYTSPKGEELAANPVASATFWWPGLMRQVRAVGAVTKLTRQENETYFAKRPRASQLGAWASRQSTPIVSHDDLLEAAAQASERFEGKDVPCPPEWGGYRIDVDEFEFWQGQSGRLHDRVLARRNVDGWSAIHIQP; translated from the coding sequence ATGAGCCTTCACGATGTGCGACGCGACTACTCCGGGGATGCGCTACCTCAGGACCTGACCTCCTTCGAACCATGGAAGTTCTTCACGGACTGGCTCGATGCCGCGATTGCCGCCGACGAGGTGGAGCCGAACGCCATGCTGCTGGCAACTATTGGTGCGGACGGTCGTCCGCGTTCCCGGGTGGTGCTGCTGAAGGAGACGAGCCAGAACGGACTCGTCTTCTTCACCCACTACACGTCCCCGAAGGGCGAGGAGCTGGCCGCCAACCCGGTGGCATCCGCCACCTTCTGGTGGCCGGGGTTGATGCGCCAGGTGCGTGCGGTGGGGGCGGTCACGAAACTCACCCGCCAGGAGAACGAAACCTACTTCGCAAAGCGTCCCAGGGCCAGCCAGCTGGGTGCGTGGGCATCCCGGCAGTCGACGCCCATCGTCTCCCACGACGACCTGCTCGAAGCGGCAGCTCAGGCATCCGAACGCTTCGAGGGAAAGGACGTTCCCTGCCCGCCGGAATGGGGTGGATACCGGATCGACGTCGACGAGTTCGAGTTCTGGCAGGGTCAATCCGGCAGACTCCACGATCGGGTCCTGGCCCGGCGGAATGTGGATGGCTGGAGCGCCATCCACATTCAGCCCTGA